The uncultured Desulfobulbus sp. genome window below encodes:
- a CDS encoding ATP-binding protein has translation MQVHQQTSSASKGIFPQSLRRQLLLVFAIALVLLLTAGISGLFFLTRSTEQEGWQRRQHNAILRVVQATSDFIVQQRSLLDVINIFGLDEFTKRLDEFNTLRTRHPILLELVQLNHAGQVLASSAGGQGVLDHFDSYSQIDWFLDARSGNSFIGTLNDTNSSMNNLVLSIPIDGGGVLACLLKCSPLQHIISLLNLKQCGAAFIINDSGDILVHNLNNSPPNRFAKKLVYAQHNLPWQPANPIRQGQFRNQQGEEIFATFMAIPDTPWFAVIELPLDHAYHASKQALIIMLTVALLTCIIGTLVVRTLLKRQFLDPLHALQQGVKRISQGDLDSPIACRGPLELDQLAAACNQMANRLKQREQEAVEHAQALEVSESRYRAIVEDQTELVCRYLPNGTVTFVNQAFCRFFGKTREQLIGQDFKPHMSAENRVTKLQLLASLTKENPVGSYEYCIELPGQETRWLHWTDRKIFDQEGNLREYAGVGRDNTLRKQAELDLIQAKEEAETANIAKSQFLANMGHEIRTPMNAILGMTNLALETHEPEKRQYCLATVKDAAQDLLALLGDILDVSQMEAGQLELHPAPFDLRRLVDSVWETMGVQADATGLAFYLDYDKHLPSWIRGDAYRIRQILVNLLGNAIKFTASGSVRLQVTQLGSGNEAQLSLLVKDTGIGIPEDRLSGIFNRFEQIDTSYARQHGGAGLGLAISTQLAALMGGTLHAQSTLDAGSTFQCLIPLEPSFAPDPVPEQEETLEQSTLPRLRILVVDDNEVNREVAGMMLEQDHAITTATNGIEALINLAFGHFDLVLMDVQMPTLDGLATTTIIRSLEAGKPLEINLPHNVEQLLRKKLSGVHLPVVAMTAHAMGGDDEICLASGMDAYVSKPFDINRLNQVLRTLTQSDQSQPLQATVVPPPPLPCTSLPGAPATVAHIEGYLQQATMLTTQQIEKIITAARQSVSLQLDTALEAQKAGEFASLAQAVHTLKGTLLQCGLTHWAELAQEIHLVAQQNKPVPDLLSKLRQGLAGVLA, from the coding sequence ATGCAGGTACACCAGCAAACATCTTCCGCCTCCAAAGGCATTTTTCCGCAAAGCCTGCGCCGCCAGCTCCTGCTTGTGTTTGCGATTGCCCTTGTTCTTCTGTTGACCGCTGGTATCTCCGGACTTTTTTTCCTGACTCGATCCACCGAGCAAGAGGGATGGCAGAGACGACAACACAATGCAATCCTACGTGTGGTTCAGGCCACTAGCGATTTTATCGTCCAGCAACGAAGTCTGCTGGATGTGATAAACATCTTTGGTCTGGATGAATTTACTAAACGGCTCGACGAATTCAATACGCTCAGAACCCGACATCCCATCTTACTTGAGCTGGTGCAGCTCAACCATGCAGGCCAGGTTCTGGCGAGTTCTGCCGGCGGCCAAGGTGTTCTCGACCATTTCGATTCCTACTCCCAGATCGACTGGTTTCTTGATGCCCGTTCAGGCAACTCGTTTATCGGCACCCTCAACGATACAAACAGCTCAATGAACAACCTGGTGCTCTCCATCCCCATAGATGGTGGGGGAGTCCTGGCCTGCCTCCTCAAATGCTCCCCCCTCCAACATATAATTTCTCTATTAAACCTCAAGCAATGTGGCGCGGCCTTTATCATCAACGATTCGGGGGATATTCTTGTCCATAACCTCAATAATTCTCCTCCAAATCGGTTCGCAAAAAAATTAGTTTACGCCCAACACAATCTGCCCTGGCAACCAGCGAATCCAATCAGGCAAGGCCAATTTCGCAATCAGCAAGGGGAAGAGATCTTTGCCACCTTCATGGCCATCCCTGACACCCCCTGGTTTGCCGTAATCGAACTCCCTTTAGATCATGCCTACCATGCCAGTAAACAGGCTTTGATTATCATGCTGACGGTTGCCCTGCTCACCTGTATTATCGGCACGCTGGTTGTACGTACCCTGCTCAAACGACAATTCCTTGATCCCCTCCATGCTCTTCAGCAGGGGGTCAAACGAATCAGCCAGGGTGACCTGGATTCCCCAATTGCTTGCAGAGGCCCGCTGGAGCTCGATCAGCTGGCAGCAGCCTGTAACCAGATGGCCAATCGACTTAAGCAAAGGGAACAGGAAGCCGTCGAACACGCGCAGGCCCTTGAGGTAAGCGAAAGTCGATACCGAGCTATCGTCGAGGATCAAACCGAACTGGTTTGCCGCTATCTGCCAAACGGGACGGTGACCTTTGTCAACCAGGCTTTTTGTCGTTTTTTTGGAAAAACCAGAGAGCAGCTGATCGGACAAGATTTCAAGCCCCATATGTCTGCTGAAAACCGTGTAACCAAACTCCAGCTGCTGGCTTCCCTGACCAAAGAAAATCCAGTGGGCAGTTATGAATACTGCATCGAGCTCCCTGGCCAGGAAACAAGATGGCTGCACTGGACCGATCGAAAAATCTTTGATCAGGAAGGCAACCTTCGCGAGTATGCAGGGGTTGGCCGGGATAACACCCTACGCAAACAGGCAGAACTGGACCTGATCCAAGCCAAAGAAGAGGCTGAAACCGCCAATATTGCCAAATCACAATTTTTGGCCAACATGGGTCATGAAATCCGCACTCCCATGAATGCCATTCTTGGCATGACCAACCTGGCCTTAGAGACCCATGAGCCAGAAAAAAGACAGTACTGTCTGGCAACGGTTAAAGATGCGGCCCAGGACCTCCTCGCGCTCTTAGGTGATATTCTTGATGTCTCCCAAATGGAAGCTGGCCAACTGGAACTCCATCCTGCACCTTTTGATCTTCGGCGGCTCGTTGACTCTGTCTGGGAAACCATGGGAGTGCAGGCTGACGCCACAGGCCTAGCATTCTACCTTGATTATGACAAGCACCTGCCGTCATGGATTCGGGGAGATGCCTACCGTATTCGTCAAATTTTGGTCAACCTTCTGGGCAACGCCATTAAATTCACAGCCTCAGGCTCAGTTCGCCTGCAGGTAACCCAGCTCGGATCGGGAAACGAGGCTCAACTTTCCCTCTTGGTCAAAGACACTGGAATTGGTATTCCCGAGGATAGACTCAGTGGCATCTTTAATCGCTTTGAACAGATTGACACCTCCTATGCCCGCCAACATGGGGGTGCCGGGCTGGGGTTAGCGATCTCTACCCAGCTTGCGGCCCTCATGGGCGGTACACTCCATGCCCAAAGCACCCTGGATGCGGGCAGTACCTTTCAATGCCTAATCCCTCTTGAACCCAGTTTTGCACCGGATCCCGTACCAGAACAGGAGGAAACGCTCGAACAGTCCACCTTGCCACGCCTGCGTATTCTGGTGGTGGACGACAACGAGGTCAATCGTGAAGTCGCCGGAATGATGCTTGAACAGGACCATGCCATCACCACTGCGACCAATGGCATCGAGGCCTTGATCAACCTGGCCTTTGGCCATTTTGATTTGGTGTTAATGGATGTACAGATGCCAACGCTTGATGGCCTGGCAACGACAACGATCATACGCTCCCTGGAGGCAGGGAAGCCGCTGGAAATCAATCTCCCCCACAATGTAGAACAGCTCTTACGCAAAAAACTCAGCGGAGTTCATCTACCGGTGGTTGCAATGACCGCACACGCCATGGGGGGGGATGATGAGATCTGCCTTGCAAGCGGAATGGATGCCTATGTCAGTAAACCCTTTGATATCAATCGCCTCAATCAGGTACTGCGAACCCTTACCCAAAGTGACCAGTCCCAGCCTCTCCAGGCAACGGTCGTGCCCCCCCCCCCGCTACCTTGTACATCGCTCCCTGGGGCCCCCGCCACAGTTGCACATATTGAGGGCTACCTCCAGCAGGCAACCATGCTCACCACACAGCAAATCGAAAAAATCATTACGGCAGCCCGTCAAAGCGTAAGCCTCCAACTTGATACAGCCCTCGAAGCACAAAAGGCTGGTGAGTTCGCCTCGCTTGCACAGGCTGTGCATACTCTCAAAGGAACCCTGCTCCAATGTGGGCTCACCCATTGGGCGGAACTGGCCCAGGAAATTCACTTAGTAGCCCAGCAAAACAAACCGGTTCCAGACCTTCTCTCAAAGCTCAGGCAGGGACTTGCTGGAGTTCTTGCATAA
- a CDS encoding EAL domain-containing protein, which yields MTQQHTIIPDEQRPLIMVVDDDFSARLQLRFTLENAGYEVVEADSGEAALELFAEQPPALIFLDIIMPDIDGFETCRQLRKTAGGEHTPIVMVTGLEDSETITSAFDAGATDFVSKPLNMLVLGYRVRYWLRSGSILHDLKLSQQRVFKAQEIARLGHWELHLDSGKFHISAQNPEQFGIQDVNEYTSLFQRIAPSEQHQVKQLIAEAQGAGKSFSLNYRIILPNGQERIIFNQGEIVLDRKGSPAMIVGVVQDITELKQAEDQIRYLAFYDNLTGLANRTLFREHWTTIQPQAARSGKKIAVLFIDLDHFKRINDTLGHPVGDKVLITVAERLKTVLRQSDVISRTQSDLESSMISRLGGDEFTVLSANFSSLDHIATLAERITQNIEQPILWNDQSIALSASVGISVYPDDSDNLDILLKNADTAMYEAKEQGRNNYKFFQRQMNDAANARFQLANSLRRALENKEFELYYQPQFCNQNQKMTGVEALIRWQDPEQGLIPPFKFLPFAEESGLIHAINDWVIVQACTQASTWVKAGLFEGCRMAINISGQNVNFKKLANRIMEVLADTGLAPEYLELELTERVMMENTQEAVDSLQQFKEMGIAIAIDDFGTGYSALSHLQIFPLTTLKIDKSFVQNISALDNSVSLLNSIVGIAKSFNLKVIAEGVETQEQLNVLNSIDCDELQGYLFSRPICKEQFEQGLRSGSFSLA from the coding sequence ATGACTCAGCAACACACGATTATCCCCGATGAACAACGACCACTGATCATGGTGGTTGACGATGATTTCTCAGCTCGTCTCCAGCTTCGTTTTACCCTGGAAAATGCAGGGTATGAGGTCGTGGAGGCGGACAGTGGCGAAGCCGCGTTGGAGCTGTTTGCCGAGCAGCCACCTGCTCTTATTTTTTTAGATATCATCATGCCGGATATCGACGGGTTTGAGACCTGTCGCCAGCTTCGTAAAACCGCAGGGGGCGAACATACGCCCATTGTGATGGTGACAGGTCTGGAGGATTCGGAAACCATCACCAGTGCCTTTGATGCCGGAGCAACAGATTTTGTCAGCAAGCCACTTAACATGCTGGTGCTTGGTTACCGCGTTCGTTACTGGCTGCGCTCGGGATCCATTCTCCATGACCTCAAGCTCAGCCAACAACGGGTGTTTAAAGCACAAGAGATTGCACGCCTTGGCCACTGGGAGCTGCACCTGGATAGCGGTAAATTTCATATATCTGCCCAAAATCCGGAACAGTTCGGCATCCAGGACGTTAACGAGTATACCTCCCTGTTTCAACGAATAGCCCCCTCCGAACAACATCAGGTCAAACAACTGATTGCTGAAGCTCAGGGTGCAGGAAAATCTTTTTCGCTGAATTATCGCATAATTCTCCCCAATGGCCAGGAACGCATCATTTTCAATCAGGGGGAAATTGTCCTTGATCGCAAAGGATCCCCTGCCATGATCGTAGGAGTTGTTCAGGATATAACTGAGCTGAAACAGGCCGAGGATCAAATTCGCTACCTGGCCTTTTATGATAACCTCACGGGCCTGGCCAATCGCACGCTGTTTCGTGAACACTGGACCACCATTCAGCCTCAGGCAGCACGCAGTGGCAAAAAAATAGCCGTCCTTTTTATTGACCTGGATCACTTTAAACGCATCAACGATACCCTGGGGCATCCCGTTGGCGATAAGGTTTTGATCACGGTGGCGGAGCGGCTCAAAACGGTTTTGCGCCAATCCGATGTTATCTCCCGTACGCAATCAGACCTGGAAAGTTCCATGATTTCCCGCCTTGGTGGCGATGAGTTCACGGTTCTTTCTGCCAACTTCAGTTCGCTGGATCATATTGCTACCCTTGCCGAGCGGATTACCCAAAACATTGAGCAGCCGATTCTGTGGAACGATCAGAGTATTGCACTTTCGGCCAGTGTGGGCATCAGCGTCTATCCCGATGACAGCGATAACCTGGATATTCTTTTAAAAAATGCGGACACGGCCATGTATGAGGCCAAGGAACAGGGGCGCAACAACTACAAATTTTTTCAGCGTCAAATGAACGATGCTGCCAATGCCCGTTTCCAGTTAGCCAACAGCCTGCGACGAGCCCTGGAAAACAAAGAATTTGAGCTCTACTATCAACCTCAATTTTGCAACCAAAACCAAAAAATGACCGGGGTAGAAGCGTTGATTCGCTGGCAGGATCCAGAGCAGGGACTGATTCCCCCCTTCAAGTTCCTCCCCTTTGCCGAAGAGAGCGGTTTGATTCACGCGATCAACGATTGGGTCATTGTTCAGGCCTGCACCCAGGCGAGCACCTGGGTCAAAGCCGGTCTGTTTGAGGGATGTCGTATGGCGATCAATATCTCCGGGCAGAACGTCAACTTTAAAAAACTGGCCAACCGCATCATGGAAGTGCTCGCTGACACCGGACTGGCACCGGAATACCTTGAGCTGGAACTGACCGAGCGGGTCATGATGGAAAATACCCAGGAGGCTGTCGATTCCCTGCAGCAATTCAAAGAGATGGGGATCGCCATTGCCATTGATGATTTTGGTACCGGCTATTCAGCCCTGAGCCATCTCCAAATTTTTCCCTTAACCACACTGAAAATTGATAAATCCTTTGTCCAGAATATCTCCGCTCTGGATAACTCTGTCTCTCTGCTCAACTCCATCGTGGGGATCGCAAAAAGTTTTAACCTCAAGGTCATTGCCGAAGGGGTGGAAACCCAGGAACAACTGAATGTGCTGAACTCCATAGACTGCGATGAACTGCAGGGGTACCTGTTCAGCCGCCCCATCTGTAAAGAACAATTTGAACAGGGGTTGCGTAGCGGCAGCTTTAGCCTTGCCTAG